From one Mytilus trossulus isolate FHL-02 chromosome 10, PNRI_Mtr1.1.1.hap1, whole genome shotgun sequence genomic stretch:
- the LOC134686084 gene encoding uncharacterized protein LOC134686084, whose translation MQNPSTCLRLTMPCLPGQSVGRTTYICSYGDIFNSHKISEGELRIGIQYNVWPYTEWYHFDCFWESGFQEFYQEHKEEVKRLMIRIHELMEGFDYLDEDDQIKSIDELQSGINAMEYMENEEGFDFSDEDDKDKNVDEEKGSMEKKNKEKLNTKTDNKDVEKEKRENIERKKVEVEIKVKKEDTMDSNKKDGIGSKKEDGIRSKKENEIESKKDVDHTEDERNCCAKDTGKRRNLRRRKSSSNVCSCCDITHSSSKIKK comes from the exons ATGCAGAACCCAAGTACCTGCTTAAGATTGACTATGCCGTGTCTTCCAGGGCAAAGTGTCGGGCGTACCACATATATATGCTCTTATGGTGACATATTCAACTCCCACAAAATATCAGAAG gGGAGTTGAGAATTGGTATCCAGTATAATGTTTGGCCTTATACAGAGTGGTATCACTTTGATTGCTTCTGGGAAAGTGGTTTCCAGGAGTTTTACCAGGAGCATAAAGAAGAGGTGAAGAGGCTCATGATCAGAATTCATGAACTAATGGAGGGGTTCGACTACCTTGATGAAGATGATCAAATAAAATCTATTGATGAACTACAATCAGGAATTAATGCCATGGAATACATGGAGAATGAGGAAGGGTTTGATTTTTCAGACGAGGatgataaagataaaaatgtagatGAAGAAAAAGGGTCcatggagaaaaaaaacaaagaaaaattgaatacaaaaaCGGATAATAAAGATGTTGAGAAGGAGAAAAGAGAAAACATAGAAAGGAAAAAAGTTGAAgttgaaattaaagttaaaaaagaagatacaaTGGACAGCAACAAGAAAGATGGAATTGGCAGTAAAAAGGAAGATGGAATTAGAAGTAAGAAGGAAAATGAAATTGAGAGTAAGAAAGATGTAGATCACACAGAGGATGAGAGGAATTGTTGTGCAAAAGACACAGGAAAGAGAAGAAATTTAAGAAGAAGAAAGTCATCTTCCAATGTTTGCAGTTGCTGTGATATAACTCATAGTAGTAGTAAGATCAAAAAGTAA